The following are encoded in a window of Candidatus Margulisiibacteriota bacterium genomic DNA:
- a CDS encoding cupin domain-containing protein — protein MNNKPLGVNNLAELINYQPGAVVSRMLLQKPNGSVTLFALAEGQAISEHTTPYDALVSVIDGEAEITGEILLMPANDPHALRAAKQFKMLLTMIK, from the coding sequence ATGAACAATAAACCTCTTGGAGTCAATAATCTCGCCGAGTTGATCAACTACCAGCCGGGAGCGGTCGTTAGCCGGATGCTACTGCAAAAACCAAACGGAAGCGTCACCCTTTTTGCTCTCGCCGAAGGCCAGGCGATCAGTGAACATACCACCCCTTACGACGCGCTGGTCAGCGTCATCGACGGCGAAGCGGAGATTACGGGAGAAATCCTTCTCATGCCGGCCAACGATCCCCATGCTTTAAGAGCGGCTAAACAGTTCAAAATGCTCCTGACAATGATCAAGTGA